A single genomic interval of Scyliorhinus canicula chromosome 15, sScyCan1.1, whole genome shotgun sequence harbors:
- the LOC119978673 gene encoding protein pitchfork-like: MAQKRTVKKKNLPTNIPDRKLFPLHWAPDRLGNEFPPIKGTPNRGPGRYETYLTGSLTDNLEKKHESKIGYALGARTAIRFMPQLSESPGPAGYQRKFGKDQILKPSSAPFGSTTPRGRWSPSNKLVVPGPGTYEPNKQRNRQVEWPMKFGAPDWNLIPAPKRRTLRIELASDKEFRKHRNRVAYFRLYFP, translated from the exons ATGGCGCAGAAAAGGACAG TGAAAAAGAAGAATTTACCAACAAATATTCCTGATCGAAAGCTGTTTCCACTTCACTGGGCCCCAGACAGACTTGGAAATGAATTTCCCCCAATAAAAGGAACACCAAATCGTGGACCTGGCCGTTATGAGACTTATCTA ACAGGCAGTTTGACTGATAACCTAGAAAAGAAACACGAGAGTAAAATAGGATATGCGCTAGGGGCAAGGACAGCAATTCGATTTATGCCTCAG CTATCGGAATCGCCCGGCCCGGCAGGATATCAAAGAAAATTTGGAAAAGATCAGATTTTGAAACCGTCGAGTGCCCCATTTGGTTCAACCACTCCAAGGGGTAGATGGAGTCCATCGAATAAATTGGTGGTTCCTGG CCCTGGGACATATGAGCCTAATAAACAAAGGAACAGGCAGGTGGAATGGCCGATGAAGTTCGGTGCTCCAGACTGGAATTTGATTCCTGCTCCAAAAAGGCGAACATTGAGAATTGAG ctTGCCAGTGACAAGGAATTTCGGAAACACAGGAACAGGGTGGCATATTTCAGGTTGTACTTCCCCTGA